From the genome of Malus sylvestris chromosome 13, drMalSylv7.2, whole genome shotgun sequence:
TTCCCTTCAGCCACATGATCAAAACCCACCATGCGTTCTCAACTGATACTTAGtgattccatctttctttcATGGGATGAGACACTGGGATCCGTACACTAGGTACTCAATCTTATGCTCACCAATGGCTTCAGTCCCGATAAGGTTACCACTGCATCATCTTCTCCGTCGCCAAGGCTCATGACTGCGCCGGTTGTGCTGCTCATGCATCTCTGTAACTTTTGGATGATCGCGTTAACCGCGCGAGGCCCCTTTACCAGGGATCCCAGTCCTTCTCGAAATTGATTAGCTGCTAATTTAGTTCGGCAATTCTGTTGGAAATAAAGTTGGGCTTTTGCTGGCGTGATACTTGTTTTGCATGGACCATGGCCTTGCAACATTGAAAGGAGCTCAGCCCTCCAACTTGGGAGCGAGAGAAACGGTCCGGGCCGAGGTGTAATCTTGTTCCTTCTTAAAAGAGTGAATAAAACTATaagtgctccaatttctttcacaacaAGAGGAGGAACAAGGTTGTCCAAGTAGCTTCAACGCTATAGATTGGAGACTAGGTGTAGAAGCTCCATGGACAATCCACCACATCACTGGTTCCAAATGAAACCTATCGTTCATAGAATCAATAGCTCCAAAGTCATTCAAGCACATAGAGAAAGAGGCATACTCCACATTGATATTTCTTCTAATTTCCTCATTGGAAAAGTATCTCTCAAAGCACTTTTTCCTTTCAGTTGTAAGCTCAACATCTCAGTGTGGAGCAAGACGACTAGGGTCTTCTTGGAGCTAATCTGAACTATAATacctaaaataaaagaaatagcaCTTTAAAATATACTCATCAAGCTATAGATTAATATAGAGGAATTTATAAGGAAATTAGCAAAATCATTACCTTGGATTTAATGAATGTGCCAAACAATGAAATTGTGTGCTACTTTTTGCCCATTGCTCCAATAAAATGCAATACACCGCATCAAAAAAGCTGTTTTTTTCAAGTAATGCCTTGCACTCATTCATGTAGATAGCAGCTTTCACCATTTCAATCATAGCCTCCCACCACTCATACACCAAGTGAAGACAAGGTTTATCTATGTCAGCCATTCTAATAACCTCATATATTGGAGTTGTAAAGAAAAGAATATAATCAATCTTCTCCCAAAAATGCTCATTCAATATCTTTTGCTTCACCGTCATTGCTTTAACCAAATCATCTTCTTTGTACAAAGCCCAATTCGGGCTAATCACCATTTGTTGTAAATCTTCCCTTACTTTCTTAAATCTTCTAAGCATCACAAGTGGAAGCaaatctaaaaaattaaaaaaattaggataGCTCATAattgaataagaaaaaaaaaggaaaaaaaagtggAGAAAACAAACCTTGTATCGGCAATGGAGAGTAACTTTCGTTTGCAATGTTCATTAAACATAGACAATCTCATGCTATGgttcataataaaaaaatttatggaCCAAGCATCACTAG
Proteins encoded in this window:
- the LOC126595828 gene encoding uncharacterized protein LOC126595828 — protein: MVISPNWALYKEDDLVKAMTVKQKILNEHFWEKIDYILFFTTPIYEVIRMADIDKPCLHLVYEWWEAMIEMVKAAIYMNECKALLEKNSFFDAVYCILLEQWAKSSTQFHCLAHSLNPRYYSSD